In Synechococcus sp. PCC 6312, one genomic interval encodes:
- a CDS encoding thioredoxin family protein — MAQASPATGQRLRNFMIVLVAVFLGLSIYVGSGSQNNPATLAYQAENSTPWAEAQTNGKPTLLEFYANWCSSCRAMAADIGTLKQDFSERVNFVMLNVDNDKWLPEMLKYNVDGIPHFVFLNPQAEVVGMAIGQQPLKIMTKNLTALVNGQSLEFNQALGETSALKANLGPQTDDPRSHGRLPSR, encoded by the coding sequence ATGGCGCAGGCATCACCAGCCACAGGGCAGCGGTTACGCAATTTTATGATTGTATTAGTCGCGGTTTTCTTGGGCCTATCCATTTATGTGGGTAGTGGCTCCCAAAACAATCCGGCCACCCTAGCTTATCAGGCCGAGAATTCAACCCCTTGGGCTGAGGCTCAAACCAATGGCAAGCCGACCCTGTTAGAGTTTTATGCCAACTGGTGCAGTAGTTGTCGGGCGATGGCCGCTGATATTGGCACGCTTAAGCAAGATTTCAGCGAGCGGGTCAACTTTGTCATGTTGAATGTGGATAACGACAAGTGGCTTCCAGAAATGCTGAAATATAACGTGGATGGGATTCCCCACTTTGTCTTTCTCAACCCCCAGGCCGAGGTGGTCGGGATGGCTATTGGTCAGCAACCCTTGAAAATTATGACCAAAAATTTAACCGCCCTCGTCAATGGTCAATCCTTAGAATTCAATCAAGCCCTTGGCGAAACATCGGCTCTGAAAGCTAATCTTGGCCCTCAAACCGATGATCCCCGCAGTCATGGGAGGTTACCAAGCCGTTAA